In a single window of the Mesoplodon densirostris isolate mMesDen1 chromosome 18, mMesDen1 primary haplotype, whole genome shotgun sequence genome:
- the LOC132479144 gene encoding forkhead box protein J1-like has protein sequence MSMVSSQISTDTVSSMSGSYIAPGMEEDGEALPCPRAASRTPSEEGDVTPAASPDCNFAGLVATAEEQDAENALNDSLTSLQWLQDFSFLNAEVPALPSADTDPHGYHELSGSAEPGSPLAADPACLGQPHTPGKPTSLCTPRSAPSGLQASPPNDVDYATNPHVKPPYSYATLICMAMQASKATKITLSAIYKWITDSFCYFRHADPTWQNSIRHNLSLKKGFIKMPREKDEPGKGGFWRIDPQYAERLLSGALKKRRLPPVHIHPAFARQAAPEPSAAPWAGSLTVSTEAQQLLREFEEATGEAGWGAGEGRLGRKRQQPLPKQEAQVPRPSSPLLLTPEEQGELEPLKGNFDWEAILDAGTLDGELGTLETSELIPPLSPASHGDVDLTIHGHHIDCPVTWGPPVEQATDSLDFDETFLATSFLEHPWDESTRSSLPPEPLFEAGDATLASDLHDWASLGAFL, from the exons ATGTCCATGGTGTCCTCCCAGATCAGCACCGACACCGTCTCCTCCATGTCCGGCTCCTACATCGCCCCTGGCATGGAAGAGGACGGGgaggctctcccctgcccccgggcCGCCAGCAGGACGCCCTCAGAAGAAGGAGAC GTGACGCCAGCGGCGTCTCCAGACTGCAACTTTGCGGGCCTCGTCGCCACCGCCGAAGAGCAGGATGCAGAG aacgccctgaatgacagcctgaccagcctgcagtggctgcaggacttctcctttctcaacgCCGAGGTCCCCGCCCTGCCTTCGGCGGACAccgacccccacggctaccacgagctgtcaggctcggccgagccgGGGTCTCCCCTGGCGGCGGACCCCGCCTGCCTGGGGcagccgcacacacccggcaagcccacgtCCTTGTGcacgccgcggagcgccccctcggggctgcaggcCTCGCCTCCCaacgacgtggactacgccaccaacccgcacgtgaagccgccctactcgtatgccacgctcatctgcatggccatgcaggccagcaaggccaccaagatcaccctgtcggccatctacaagtggatcacggacagtttctgttacttccgccacgctgatcccacctggcag aactccatccgccacaacctgtccctgaagaAGGGCTTCATCAAGATGCCCCGGGAGAAAGacgagccaggcaaggggggctTCTGGCGCATCGAcccccagtacgccgagcggctgctgagtggggccttgaagaagcggcggctgcccccagtccacatccacccggcctttgcccgCCAGGCCGCGCCAGAGCCcagcgccgccccatgggccgggtCACTGACCGTGagcaccgaggcccagcagctgctgcgggagttcgaggaggccactggggaggcgggctggggtgcaggcgagggcaggctggggcgtaagcgtcaacagccgctgcccaagcaggaggcccaggtcccgcggccctccagccccctgctgctgaccccggaggagcagggtgagctggaacccctcaagggcaactttgactgggaggccatcttggacgctggcacgctggacggggagctgggcacgctggagacctcggagctgatcccgccgctgagccctgcctcccacggggacgtggacctcaccatccatggccaccacatcgactgccctgttacctgggggcctccagtggagcaggctaccgacagcctggacttcgatgagaccttcctggccacatccttcctggagcacccctgggacgagagcacccgtagctccctgccccccgagcccctctttgaggccggggatgccacactggcctctgacctgcatgactgggccagcctgggcgccttcttgtaa